A genomic segment from Bradyrhizobium diazoefficiens USDA 110 encodes:
- a CDS encoding arylsulfatase, with protein sequence MMSASNLHRRISSRFLLAALLLMPLTALNANAQQTTGTPGSPGATTTIDGRYLPNPPQPFRGEINPNAVQSKPYWPARIVPPKGAPNVLLIMTDDVGFSAPSTFGGVIPTPALDRIAQTGLRYTAFHTVALCSPTRAALLTGRNHHSVGTGVVVDQATGYPGYNSIIPRDAVAIGEILRQHGYDTSWYGKDHNLPQWEASQAGPFHNWPTGPIKGFDYFYGFPGDDTSQWQPNNLFRNTTPIQPFQGNPGWNLITAMADEAIGRIKMLNDVQPDRPFMIYYAPGGTHSPHHPTPEWIKKISDLHLFDKGWNDLREQIFANQKRLGVIPQNAQLTAWPDSIPKWDTLSPEAKKLYTRQADVYAAYLAYTDYEIGRVIQAIADTGKLDNTLVIYVSGDNGASPEGTLHGLYNEFAVANAVHPTVEMNMKFYDAWGSDQTYPHYAVGWAWAWDTPFKWTKQIASYFGGTRNGMAMAWPARIKDAGGIRHQFHHVIDVVPTILEAVGVPEPVTVNGIAQKPIEGVSMAYTWEGGSAPSRRTTQYFEMFGKRAVYQDGWMASTPPLSPPWDLSLAEPPSDVMNAYRWELYNINEDWTQSNDLAAKMPDKLRDMQQLFTMEAAKYQVFPLDDTRLTRFISHKPSYAPGRTQFTYSGELSNVPFPETGSAPSLLNRSYTVTAEVDVPQGGGDGMLMTDGGRFAGYGFYLLKGRPVFTWNLVALERVKWQAKETLAPGKHTLEFDWKYDGPGLGKGGTGTLKVDGKVVDSHPMPRSLPITLMWDETFNVGLDTGTSVDDQDYQVPFRFTGKLNKLTVKLGPNEMSPAEKETVAKTMRDKQ encoded by the coding sequence ATGATGAGCGCCTCGAACCTGCATCGCCGAATTAGTTCGCGCTTTCTGCTCGCTGCTCTCTTGCTGATGCCGTTGACAGCCCTCAACGCCAACGCCCAGCAAACCACTGGCACTCCCGGTTCGCCCGGGGCGACGACCACGATCGACGGCAGGTACCTGCCAAATCCGCCGCAGCCGTTCAGGGGCGAGATCAATCCCAACGCCGTGCAATCGAAGCCGTACTGGCCGGCGCGCATTGTCCCGCCAAAGGGCGCGCCCAATGTGCTTCTGATCATGACGGACGATGTCGGCTTTAGCGCGCCAAGCACGTTCGGCGGCGTGATCCCGACGCCGGCGCTGGACCGTATCGCCCAAACGGGTCTGCGCTACACGGCGTTCCACACCGTGGCGCTGTGCTCGCCAACGCGCGCTGCACTCCTCACCGGCCGCAACCATCACTCCGTGGGCACTGGCGTCGTCGTCGATCAGGCGACCGGCTACCCCGGCTACAACAGCATCATCCCGCGCGATGCCGTCGCCATCGGCGAGATCCTTCGGCAGCACGGCTACGACACCTCGTGGTACGGCAAGGACCACAACCTGCCGCAGTGGGAGGCGAGCCAGGCTGGCCCCTTCCACAACTGGCCGACCGGACCCATCAAGGGCTTCGACTACTTTTACGGCTTCCCAGGCGATGACACGAGCCAATGGCAGCCGAACAATCTCTTCCGCAACACCACTCCGATCCAACCCTTCCAGGGAAATCCCGGCTGGAATCTGATCACCGCGATGGCCGATGAGGCGATCGGGCGCATCAAGATGCTGAACGACGTCCAGCCCGACCGTCCCTTCATGATCTACTACGCGCCCGGCGGCACGCACTCGCCGCACCATCCGACGCCCGAGTGGATCAAGAAGATCAGCGATTTGCATCTGTTCGACAAGGGTTGGAACGACCTGCGTGAACAGATCTTCGCTAACCAGAAACGACTGGGTGTGATTCCGCAGAACGCGCAGCTAACGGCCTGGCCGGACAGCATCCCGAAGTGGGATACGCTTTCGCCCGAGGCGAAGAAGCTCTACACCCGGCAAGCCGACGTCTATGCTGCGTATCTAGCTTACACCGACTACGAGATTGGTCGTGTCATCCAGGCCATCGCGGACACCGGCAAGCTCGACAACACGCTCGTCATCTACGTCAGCGGTGACAACGGCGCGAGCCCGGAGGGCACGCTCCATGGTCTTTACAACGAGTTCGCGGTTGCCAACGCCGTGCACCCGACGGTCGAAATGAACATGAAGTTCTATGACGCCTGGGGCTCCGACCAGACCTACCCCCACTACGCGGTGGGCTGGGCGTGGGCCTGGGATACGCCCTTCAAATGGACCAAGCAGATCGCGTCGTATTTCGGCGGCACCCGCAACGGCATGGCCATGGCCTGGCCGGCGCGGATCAAGGACGCTGGCGGCATCCGTCACCAATTCCACCATGTAATCGACGTCGTGCCGACAATCCTCGAGGCGGTTGGCGTCCCCGAGCCGGTGACGGTCAACGGCATCGCTCAGAAGCCGATCGAAGGCGTGAGCATGGCCTACACCTGGGAAGGTGGCAGCGCGCCCAGCCGGAGGACGACGCAGTACTTCGAAATGTTCGGCAAGCGGGCCGTTTATCAGGATGGCTGGATGGCCTCGACGCCTCCGCTGAGCCCGCCTTGGGACCTCAGTTTGGCGGAGCCGCCCTCGGACGTCATGAACGCCTACCGTTGGGAGCTCTACAATATCAACGAAGACTGGACGCAGTCGAACGACCTCGCCGCCAAGATGCCGGACAAGCTGCGCGACATGCAGCAATTGTTCACCATGGAAGCTGCGAAGTACCAGGTGTTCCCGCTCGACGACACGCGTTTGACCAGGTTCATTTCGCACAAGCCGAGCTACGCTCCGGGCCGGACCCAATTCACCTATTCGGGTGAGCTGAGCAACGTGCCGTTCCCGGAAACAGGCTCCGCGCCGAGCCTGCTGAACCGGTCGTACACGGTCACCGCCGAGGTCGACGTTCCCCAAGGCGGCGGCGACGGCATGCTGATGACCGACGGCGGCCGGTTCGCCGGCTACGGCTTCTACCTGCTGAAGGGCCGGCCGGTGTTTACCTGGAATCTGGTCGCCCTGGAGCGCGTCAAGTGGCAGGCCAAGGAGACGCTCGCTCCGGGCAAGCACACGCTGGAGTTCGACTGGAAATATGACGGACCGGGCCTGGGCAAGGGCGGCACCGGCACCTTGAAGGTGGACGGCAAGGTGGTGGACAGCCATCCGATGCCGCGCAGTCTTCCCATAACCCTGATGTGGGATGAGACCTTCAACGTCGGCCTCGACACCGGCACGTCGGTGGATGACCAGGACTACCAGGTGCCATTCCGCTTCACCGGCAAGCTCAACAAGCTGACCGTGAAGCTCGGGCCGAACGAGATGTCGCCCGCAGAAAAGGAGACGGTCGCGAAGACAATGCGAGACAAGCAGTAG
- a CDS encoding SphA family protein, whose translation MKRYLSEPKSHCRLIRATIGLAVALAGVSSDPAYADEDGVSYWLPGRFSSLAAVPAVPGWSMAEVYYHTSVSAFGNAAAAREIRVGRIPANVNVDLNLRLNAQADLVLLNPTYTFATPVLGGQLAIGITGLFGRSAATLDGTLTTAVGPFVTTRTGTLSDSITSVGDLYPQATLKWNAGVHNFMTYLTGDIPVGAYSPTRLANLGIGHGAIDGGGGYTYFNEKAGHEFSAVAGFTYNFKNPDTQYRNGVDFHIDWGASQFLSKQLFVGLVGYYYQQVTDDFGQPPILGGFRSRVVGVGPQIGYLFPVGDLQGYLNLKGYGEFAAENRPAGWNTWLTFSLSPMAPTSTVAPTRRIVTK comes from the coding sequence ATGAAGCGGTACCTATCCGAACCAAAGTCTCATTGTCGGCTTATTCGCGCAACGATCGGTCTGGCTGTGGCATTGGCCGGAGTCTCGTCCGACCCAGCATATGCCGACGAGGATGGCGTTTCATACTGGCTTCCGGGGCGCTTCAGCAGCCTCGCGGCAGTCCCTGCGGTCCCCGGCTGGTCGATGGCCGAGGTCTATTATCACACCAGCGTGTCGGCCTTCGGTAACGCAGCCGCGGCAAGAGAAATCCGCGTCGGCCGGATCCCCGCTAACGTCAATGTCGATTTGAATCTGCGTTTAAACGCGCAGGCGGACCTTGTCCTGCTCAACCCGACCTACACGTTCGCGACGCCGGTACTTGGCGGACAATTGGCAATCGGCATCACCGGCTTGTTTGGCCGATCCGCCGCAACCCTCGACGGAACGCTGACAACAGCGGTCGGGCCCTTTGTGACGACCCGCACGGGGACCCTCTCTGATTCAATCACCTCGGTGGGCGATCTGTATCCGCAAGCAACGCTGAAGTGGAACGCCGGCGTCCACAATTTCATGACCTATTTGACCGGCGACATTCCTGTTGGCGCCTACTCTCCAACCCGTCTTGCTAACCTCGGCATCGGACACGGCGCGATCGACGGCGGCGGCGGCTACACCTATTTCAATGAGAAGGCGGGGCACGAATTTTCCGCAGTCGCCGGGTTCACCTACAATTTCAAGAATCCTGACACGCAATATCGGAATGGCGTCGATTTCCACATCGATTGGGGTGCTTCGCAGTTCCTCTCGAAGCAGCTCTTCGTCGGGCTGGTCGGCTACTACTATCAACAGGTCACGGACGATTTTGGTCAGCCCCCGATCCTTGGGGGTTTTCGGTCGCGCGTGGTGGGAGTCGGTCCTCAGATCGGATACCTGTTTCCGGTCGGTGACCTGCAGGGGTATTTGAACCTGAAAGGGTACGGCGAGTTTGCCGCAGAAAATCGGCCAGCTGGCTGGAATACGTGGCTGACTTTCTCGCTGTCGCCAATGGCGCCGACCAGCACGGTCGCGCCGACGCGAAGGATCGTGACGAAGTAA
- a CDS encoding YciI family protein: protein MLFAIHAIDRTGALPTRLANYDAHKTFLSDTSRFGVKIVMSGPLVSDDGATMIGSLFLIEAPGRAEVEAFNRADPFAAAGIWDKVTITGFLRRQG, encoded by the coding sequence ATGCTGTTCGCCATTCATGCCATCGACCGCACCGGCGCGCTGCCGACCCGGCTCGCCAATTACGACGCCCACAAGACCTTCCTCAGCGACACCTCGCGCTTCGGCGTCAAGATCGTGATGTCGGGGCCGCTCGTCTCCGACGACGGCGCAACCATGATCGGCAGCCTGTTTCTGATCGAGGCGCCGGGCCGAGCGGAGGTCGAAGCCTTCAACCGCGCCGATCCCTTCGCCGCGGCCGGCATCTGGGACAAGGTCACGATCACGGGCTTTCTACGCCGCCAGGGTTGA
- a CDS encoding sugar ABC transporter substrate-binding protein, which translates to MRLKLGYLALPLLMAAAITTEVRADGETIAVFTKNQTNPFFQTVRVGADNMAKALNAKTLQYIPTKPDSIPEQLSQIEDVVVKKPSAIVFTPVDYKAMVPGVEKINEAKIPVVNITDRSAGGKFLSFVGADDYSLGLETARFLLKTLGGKGNIVIIEGVKGSLTNVDRVRGFNDALKENAGAKLLASQPGNYQRLQALQVMENLMQSNSQIDGVLAANDAMAVGAIEALDGANRKAQVIGINGTKEAIDAIKSGKLLASGDYNGFAQGCLGTMMAIRSLRSQPVIGEIVLKPTVITKDNFQPFDVPLEQRTCPTFEDAGKLGAK; encoded by the coding sequence ATGAGACTGAAACTGGGCTATCTGGCGCTGCCGCTGCTGATGGCGGCCGCGATCACCACCGAGGTGCGTGCCGACGGCGAGACCATCGCCGTCTTCACCAAAAACCAGACCAACCCGTTCTTCCAGACGGTGCGGGTCGGCGCCGACAACATGGCGAAAGCGCTGAACGCGAAGACGCTGCAGTACATCCCGACCAAGCCGGACTCGATCCCCGAGCAGCTCAGCCAGATCGAGGACGTCGTGGTGAAGAAGCCGAGCGCCATCGTCTTCACGCCGGTGGACTACAAGGCGATGGTGCCGGGGGTCGAGAAGATCAACGAAGCCAAGATCCCCGTCGTCAACATCACCGACCGCTCGGCCGGCGGAAAATTCCTGTCCTTCGTCGGCGCCGACGATTACAGCCTTGGGCTGGAAACCGCACGCTTCCTGCTCAAGACGCTGGGTGGCAAGGGCAACATCGTCATCATCGAGGGCGTCAAGGGCTCCCTGACCAATGTCGACCGCGTCCGCGGCTTCAACGACGCGCTGAAGGAAAACGCGGGCGCCAAGCTGCTGGCCTCGCAGCCCGGCAACTACCAGCGGCTCCAGGCGCTCCAGGTGATGGAAAACCTGATGCAGTCGAATTCGCAGATCGACGGCGTGCTGGCCGCCAACGACGCCATGGCGGTCGGTGCGATCGAGGCGCTCGACGGCGCCAACCGCAAGGCGCAGGTGATCGGCATCAACGGCACCAAGGAGGCGATCGACGCGATCAAGTCCGGCAAGCTGCTCGCGAGCGGCGACTACAACGGATTTGCGCAAGGCTGCCTCGGCACCATGATGGCGATCCGCTCCTTGCGCAGTCAGCCCGTCATCGGCGAGATCGTGCTGAAGCCGACCGTCATCACCAAGGACAATTTCCAGCCGTTCGACGTGCCGCTGGAGCAGCGGACCTGCCCGACCTTCGAGGACGCCGGCAAGCTCGGCGCCAAGTAA
- a CDS encoding ABC transporter permease translates to MTDITKEAIVPPRSFLSQDAIQVFYRLLAALLICAVLAVLSDSFLSLGNILNVLRQASLTFFIASGLTLVVLTAGLDLSVGANVALSACIAGTVIHKTGSPALGILTGLACGGIVGLLNGVMVTALRIPSFIATYGMLWVLNGLTYWYMAGETLHGFPAGFRQIGSGYLFGLPIPVYLLLVFLGIGTLFAQRTIWGQEIYAIGANPVAARLSGIPVARRLLLVYAVSGTMAGLASIIFLSRLNSAEADIGESLTLPAIAAVLIGGTSLFGGVGTVFGTFIGALILTLVLNGMNLLSVSANWQPLVTGVIVILAVWLDMKTRRRAQ, encoded by the coding sequence ATGACCGACATCACCAAGGAGGCGATCGTGCCGCCCCGCTCCTTCCTGTCGCAGGACGCGATCCAGGTGTTCTATCGCCTGCTCGCAGCTTTGCTGATCTGCGCCGTGCTGGCCGTGCTCAGCGATTCCTTCCTGAGCCTCGGCAACATCCTCAATGTGCTGAGGCAGGCGAGCCTGACCTTCTTCATCGCCTCCGGCCTGACGCTGGTGGTGCTGACCGCGGGCCTCGATCTCTCCGTCGGCGCCAATGTCGCGCTGTCGGCCTGTATCGCCGGAACCGTGATCCACAAGACCGGCTCGCCGGCACTCGGCATCCTCACCGGCCTTGCCTGCGGCGGCATCGTCGGCCTTCTCAACGGTGTCATGGTCACCGCGCTGCGCATCCCCTCCTTCATCGCGACCTATGGCATGCTCTGGGTGCTGAACGGCCTGACCTACTGGTACATGGCGGGCGAGACCCTTCACGGTTTTCCGGCAGGCTTCCGCCAGATCGGCAGCGGCTATCTGTTCGGCCTGCCGATCCCGGTCTACCTGCTGCTGGTCTTCCTCGGCATCGGAACGCTGTTTGCCCAGCGCACGATCTGGGGCCAGGAGATCTACGCGATCGGCGCCAATCCGGTCGCGGCGCGGCTCTCCGGCATTCCGGTCGCGCGGCGCCTGCTGCTGGTCTATGCCGTCTCCGGCACCATGGCGGGGCTCGCCTCGATCATCTTCCTGTCGCGGCTCAATTCGGCCGAGGCCGACATCGGCGAGAGCCTGACGCTACCGGCAATCGCGGCCGTGCTGATCGGCGGCACCTCGCTGTTCGGCGGTGTCGGCACCGTGTTCGGCACCTTCATCGGCGCGTTGATCCTGACGCTGGTGCTGAACGGCATGAACCTGCTCTCGGTCAGCGCCAACTGGCAGCCGCTCGTCACCGGCGTCATCGTCATCCTCGCGGTCTGGCTCGACATGAAGACCCGCCGCCGCGCGCAATGA
- a CDS encoding ABC transporter permease, with amino-acid sequence MREAAVVSEPNPLQRIPGVAIVLVLLIALFSAIAPGFLSVANLSNVLVQSTILTMLALPMTLIIMTEGLDLSMGAVLTLTSLCVAIVSLATKSMLLGLGAGLLVGAAFGTVNGWLVAILGIPPFVATLGTLGMAQGLSLIVSDGQSVVGIPHSVRDIYSATLLGVPVPIVMALVTYAAFHGLLYHTRFGTYIFALGGNREALRYAGLSPNKLLIAVYALGGAMAGIAGLLMTARMNSGHPTAGLGLEFDAIAAVAVGGTSFERGNGWLLGTLLGVIAVGVLRNGLNLISMPSSVQVASVGVLVIVALFLDGLRSRA; translated from the coding sequence ATGCGTGAAGCTGCGGTCGTTTCCGAGCCCAATCCGCTGCAACGCATTCCCGGCGTTGCCATCGTGCTGGTGCTGCTGATCGCGCTGTTCAGCGCGATCGCACCCGGCTTCCTGTCGGTCGCCAACCTCTCCAACGTGCTGGTGCAGTCGACCATCCTCACCATGCTCGCGCTGCCGATGACCCTGATCATCATGACCGAGGGGCTCGACCTGTCGATGGGTGCAGTGCTGACGCTGACCTCGCTCTGCGTCGCGATCGTGTCGCTCGCGACCAAGTCGATGCTCCTGGGCTTAGGTGCCGGCCTGCTGGTCGGCGCGGCCTTCGGCACCGTCAACGGCTGGCTGGTTGCCATTCTCGGCATTCCGCCCTTCGTCGCGACGCTCGGCACGCTCGGCATGGCCCAGGGCCTATCGCTGATCGTCAGCGACGGCCAGAGCGTGGTCGGCATTCCTCACAGCGTGCGCGACATCTACTCGGCGACGCTGCTCGGCGTTCCCGTGCCGATCGTGATGGCGCTGGTGACTTACGCCGCGTTTCACGGCCTGCTCTATCACACCCGCTTCGGCACCTACATCTTCGCGCTCGGCGGCAACCGCGAGGCGCTGCGCTATGCCGGCCTCTCGCCGAACAAGCTGCTGATCGCGGTCTATGCGCTCGGCGGCGCCATGGCCGGCATCGCGGGCCTGTTGATGACCGCGCGGATGAATTCAGGTCATCCGACCGCGGGCCTCGGCCTTGAATTCGATGCGATCGCAGCGGTCGCGGTCGGCGGCACCTCGTTTGAGCGCGGCAATGGCTGGCTGCTTGGCACGTTGCTGGGCGTGATCGCGGTCGGCGTGCTTCGCAATGGGCTCAACCTGATCTCGATGCCTTCGTCGGTGCAGGTCGCAAGCGTCGGCGTCCTCGTCATCGTCGCACTATTCCTCGACGGCCTGCGGAGCCGCGCATGA
- a CDS encoding sugar ABC transporter ATP-binding protein translates to MSDALPIEVTSPTPLLELRGISKEFPGVKALDDVSFAVFPGEVHMLLGENGAGKSSLMKVLCGAYRADAGEFYYKGEKVAIGSAADAQKLGIAVIFQEFSLVPHLDIAQNIFLGREPKGRIPGTIDRSKILADAKRVLGTIGFDIDPSTIVDKLGVAQQQMVEIAKAISQNARILVMDEPTAALSDRETELLFALIARLKADGVSIVYISHRMAEVFALGDRITVLRDGRRIDGVRPADVTPDQLVRMMVGRTVDMTYPRNFADKPGEVLLQVKGLSSSTGISDINIEVRRGEIVGLCGLVGSGRSEVARAIFGADPVSSGEIIFDGKTISGEPDLAARRGIALIPESRKSEGLALLRSVSDNLVVSALRKLFPSGLFDQRSAQRTSDGLIRQLRIATPSARQTVGLLSGGNQQKVVIGKWLAAGSKLFIFDEPTRGIDIGAKSEIFALIDRLVAEGAAALMISSEQVEICHVCDRAYVMREGRIAGHLTRNELTEENIVRLGMHHA, encoded by the coding sequence ATGAGCGACGCGCTTCCGATCGAGGTCACCTCACCCACGCCGCTGCTCGAGCTGCGCGGCATCAGCAAGGAGTTTCCCGGCGTCAAGGCGCTGGATGACGTGTCCTTTGCCGTCTTCCCCGGCGAAGTCCATATGCTGCTGGGGGAGAACGGCGCCGGCAAGTCGAGCCTGATGAAGGTGCTGTGCGGCGCCTACCGCGCCGATGCCGGCGAGTTCTACTACAAGGGCGAGAAGGTCGCGATCGGCTCGGCCGCGGATGCACAGAAGCTCGGCATTGCCGTGATCTTCCAGGAGTTCTCGCTGGTCCCCCATCTCGACATCGCCCAGAACATCTTCCTCGGCCGCGAGCCGAAGGGCCGCATCCCCGGCACGATCGACCGGAGCAAGATCCTCGCCGACGCCAAACGCGTGCTCGGCACCATCGGCTTCGACATCGATCCCTCCACGATCGTGGACAAGCTCGGGGTGGCGCAGCAGCAGATGGTCGAGATCGCCAAGGCGATCAGCCAGAACGCACGCATCCTCGTCATGGACGAGCCGACCGCGGCGCTGTCCGACCGCGAGACCGAGCTCCTGTTCGCGCTGATCGCGCGGCTGAAAGCCGACGGCGTGTCGATCGTCTATATCTCGCACCGCATGGCGGAGGTGTTCGCGCTCGGCGATCGCATCACGGTGCTGCGCGACGGCCGCCGCATCGACGGCGTCCGCCCGGCCGACGTCACGCCGGACCAGCTCGTCCGCATGATGGTCGGACGCACCGTCGACATGACCTATCCGCGCAATTTCGCCGACAAGCCCGGCGAGGTACTGCTGCAGGTCAAGGGCCTGAGCTCCTCGACCGGGATCTCCGACATCAACATCGAGGTGCGCCGGGGCGAGATCGTCGGCCTGTGCGGCCTGGTCGGCTCCGGCCGCAGCGAAGTCGCGCGCGCCATCTTCGGCGCCGATCCCGTCAGCTCCGGCGAGATCATCTTCGACGGCAAGACCATCTCCGGCGAGCCTGATCTCGCCGCCCGCCGCGGCATCGCGCTGATCCCGGAGAGCCGCAAGAGCGAGGGCCTCGCTCTGCTGCGGTCGGTGAGCGACAATCTGGTGGTGTCGGCGCTGCGAAAACTGTTCCCGAGCGGACTGTTCGACCAGCGTTCGGCGCAGCGCACCTCCGACGGCCTGATCCGGCAGCTGAGGATCGCGACGCCCAGCGCGCGCCAGACCGTCGGCCTGCTCTCGGGCGGCAACCAGCAGAAGGTCGTGATCGGCAAGTGGCTGGCCGCCGGCTCGAAGCTCTTCATCTTCGACGAGCCGACGCGAGGCATCGACATCGGCGCCAAGTCCGAGATTTTTGCGCTGATCGACCGCCTGGTCGCGGAAGGCGCCGCCGCACTGATGATCTCGTCCGAGCAGGTCGAGATCTGCCATGTCTGCGACCGCGCCTATGTGATGCGCGAGGGCCGCATCGCGGGACACCTGACGCGCAACGAACTGACCGAGGAGAACATCGTGCGACTGGGGATGCATCATGCGTGA
- a CDS encoding FAD-linked oxidase C-terminal domain-containing protein, producing MGPRVSTVALADRLTGMIGPRASVARGVLDQHGQSESHYRNLPPDIVVFPETTQEVVDIVKLCASAGMPIVPFGAGTSLEGNAASVAGGVCFDFARMNKVLAVHDSDMDVVAQPGITRKQLNAELRGTGLFFPIDPGADASIGGMTSTRASGTMAVRYGTMKDNVMALEVVLADGRVIRTARRARKSAAGYDLTRMFVGAEGTLGLITEITLKVHPVPQAISAAVCSFDTLHNAVDTAISVIQSAIPVARIELLDDVMMRGINAYAKLGYREAPTLFFEFHGSEASVAEQAEAAEAIAADHGGHGFAWAKAQEDRSRLWHARDNTLYAGLGLRPGARAVITDVCVPISRLAECLTETRRDADEHGFTAPIVGHVGDGNFHMLILIDPAKPDEAEGAKALQARMVARAIAMDGTCTGEHGIGLGKIDYLADELGEAVDVMRAIKTALDPDGLMNPGKIFAGGAKA from the coding sequence ATGGGACCGCGGGTCAGCACAGTAGCATTGGCCGATCGCCTCACCGGCATGATCGGCCCGCGCGCGAGCGTCGCGCGCGGCGTGCTCGATCAGCACGGCCAGAGCGAGTCGCATTATCGCAATTTGCCGCCCGACATCGTCGTCTTTCCTGAAACCACGCAGGAAGTGGTCGACATCGTGAAGCTGTGCGCAAGCGCGGGCATGCCGATCGTCCCGTTCGGCGCCGGCACCTCGCTCGAGGGCAATGCGGCTTCGGTCGCCGGCGGCGTCTGCTTCGACTTCGCGCGCATGAACAAGGTGCTGGCCGTGCACGACAGCGACATGGACGTCGTGGCGCAGCCCGGCATCACGCGAAAGCAGCTCAATGCGGAGCTGCGCGGCACAGGCCTGTTCTTCCCGATCGATCCCGGCGCCGATGCCTCGATCGGCGGCATGACATCGACGAGGGCCTCCGGCACCATGGCGGTGCGCTATGGCACCATGAAGGACAACGTCATGGCGCTGGAGGTGGTGCTGGCCGACGGGCGCGTGATCCGGACCGCCAGGCGCGCCCGCAAGTCGGCCGCCGGTTACGACCTGACGCGCATGTTCGTCGGCGCCGAAGGCACCCTCGGGCTCATCACCGAGATCACGCTGAAGGTGCATCCCGTGCCGCAGGCAATCTCGGCCGCGGTTTGCAGCTTCGACACCCTGCACAATGCCGTGGACACCGCGATCTCCGTGATCCAGTCCGCGATCCCCGTGGCGCGCATCGAGCTGCTCGACGACGTCATGATGCGCGGCATCAATGCCTACGCAAAGCTCGGCTATCGCGAGGCCCCGACCCTGTTCTTCGAATTCCACGGCTCCGAGGCCTCCGTCGCCGAGCAGGCCGAGGCCGCAGAGGCGATCGCCGCCGACCATGGCGGTCATGGATTTGCCTGGGCCAAGGCGCAGGAAGACCGCAGCCGGCTCTGGCACGCCCGCGACAACACGCTCTATGCGGGCCTGGGCCTCCGGCCCGGCGCGCGCGCCGTGATCACCGATGTCTGCGTGCCGATCTCGCGGCTGGCGGAATGCCTGACCGAGACGCGACGCGACGCGGACGAGCACGGCTTCACCGCGCCGATCGTCGGCCATGTCGGCGACGGCAACTTCCACATGCTGATCCTGATCGATCCGGCAAAACCGGACGAAGCTGAGGGCGCCAAGGCGCTCCAGGCCCGCATGGTCGCCCGCGCCATTGCCATGGACGGCACCTGCACCGGCGAACACGGCATCGGGCTCGGCAAGATCGACTATCTCGCTGACGAGCTCGGCGAGGCCGTGGACGTGATGCGAGCGATCAAGACCGCGCTCGATCCTGATGGACTGATGAATCCCGGAAAGATCTTTGCGGGCGGAGCCAAGGCATGA
- a CDS encoding intradiol ring-cleavage dioxygenase, which translates to MRNFNETTITEAVLERIAGATDPRIKQVSEALVRHLHAFVREVRPTQKEWEYGIDFLTRTGHMCDDKRQEFILLSDTLGVSMLVDAINHPVPEGATETTVLGPFFVQAAPEKDIGADISGPMEGDPMLVTGSVSTVDGRPLAGAVVDVWHSDDDGYYDVQQLDQIGDLAMRARFHTDANGRFHFWSIKPAAYPIPHDGPVGEMLEVQGRHPWRPAHVHFMISAPGFEQLVTHVFVAGDKYLDSDVVFGVKDSLIREFVRHPAGRAPDGRMVDSDYFHLNYDFGLKQVASSARAA; encoded by the coding sequence ATGCGTAACTTCAACGAGACCACGATCACGGAGGCGGTGCTGGAGCGGATCGCAGGCGCAACCGATCCGCGCATCAAGCAGGTCAGCGAGGCGCTGGTGCGCCACCTTCACGCCTTCGTCCGCGAGGTCCGCCCGACCCAGAAGGAATGGGAATACGGCATCGACTTCCTGACCCGCACCGGCCACATGTGCGACGACAAGCGCCAGGAGTTCATCCTGCTGTCGGACACGCTCGGCGTCTCCATGCTGGTCGACGCGATCAACCACCCGGTGCCGGAAGGTGCGACCGAGACCACGGTGCTCGGCCCGTTCTTCGTCCAGGCCGCGCCGGAGAAGGACATCGGCGCCGACATCTCCGGTCCCATGGAAGGCGATCCCATGCTGGTCACCGGCTCGGTCTCGACCGTCGACGGACGTCCGCTGGCGGGCGCCGTCGTCGACGTCTGGCATTCCGACGATGACGGCTATTACGACGTGCAGCAGCTCGACCAGATCGGCGATCTCGCGATGCGCGCGCGCTTCCACACCGACGCCAATGGCCGCTTCCATTTCTGGTCGATCAAGCCGGCCGCCTATCCGATCCCGCATGACGGCCCGGTCGGCGAGATGCTGGAGGTGCAGGGCCGCCATCCCTGGCGTCCGGCGCATGTGCATTTCATGATCTCGGCGCCCGGCTTCGAGCAGCTCGTGACCCATGTGTTCGTCGCCGGCGACAAATATCTCGACAGCGATGTGGTGTTCGGCGTCAAGGACAGCCTGATCCGCGAGTTCGTCCGCCACCCGGCCGGGCGTGCGCCGGATGGTCGCATGGTGGACAGCGACTATTTCCATCTCAACTACGATTTCGGCCTGAAGCAGGTTGCGAGCAGCGCAAGAGCCGCCTAA